The genomic segment AGACCTATTTACCGGCAGTGTCGTGGTCGATGAAACCGATCATTTCGATTATTTTTGCAATAGTGTAGTTTTCTAGCTCATTTTTTCGATATCGAGCATGCCGGAAAATTTACATGCCTTTTTAAACGCAGCGGAGCTACAAACACTAAGTGCGCTTCCCCTCTCTCATAAGTACGGGGGAGGCGGCGAGTGAGTCTATGCTTATCACCCTTCCGCTCTTCCTGTCTATCTGCCCGAATTTGAGCACTCCGGTAGGGCAGGACTGGACGCACGCGCTGCATCTCACGCACTCGGGGTCGCTCATCGGGAGGCCCTTGTTGGCGAAGTTCATTATGTCTATTCCCTGGTGGCAAACCGAGGTGCAGACGTTGCATGATATGCACTTCTTCTTGTCGGCTAGTATCCTGAACCGGCTGAATCTTGCATATATGTGCATGAGCGCTGCGAGCGGGCACATGAACCTGCACCATACCCTCCCGCTGTACCAGAAGTAGAGTCCGTATCCGACGATACCCGCGAGCGTCAGGTCGACTATATACTTGTAGTTGAGCTCTATACCGAATGGCTTCCAGCCGTAGAACGCGCCCTCATAAAATCTATAGATTGATTGACCGACTGCGGTGCTCGGGAACGCCCAGCTCAATATCCTGGCCAGGAGTATGATGAAAGCGATAGCGAGTATTGCCTGGCCGACCATATTGAGCCTGTTCCACCTGGCCCCGTGAGGCATCTTGTGTCTCTGTGTGTCTCCAAGCGTTTCGGCCATCGCGCCGCAGGAGCATATCCATCCGCAGTATGCCCCTTTTCCCCAGAAGTAGATGATGAGAGGAATAAGCACGAACGTCTGGATTACGCTTATGATGAGCCACGTCCAGAGCGGCTCGCTGCTGAACACGTTCCATACGAAGAGGGGCCATGCCAGTATGAGACCGAACGCCCTCCAGTATTCCCTCCCGTGCCCGTAGTTTGCCGACGGGAAGAGCGCGTCTGCTACAGACTTCATGAACCCAGTGTCGAAGAATCCGTTGTGCCCGAGATATGGGAGGAGTATATAGGGGAGAAGGAATAACGGTATCACCTGGAATAGGGTGAGAGAGAGAGTCTGCGCCGTAATATAAGGAGTTTTTCTCCTCCTTATGCGGAGAGTACCGAAGATTATGATTATGATCGTGTATAAGAGCGAGTAATAGAACCCGGGCTCGCTCAGCGTTATAGACAGAGTGCCGACGAGAGTCGACGGGTCGTTCACCATGCTCGTGAATGATTCGCCGAAGCCGGCGAAGAAGCCGGGGAGGTTGAACGGGAACCACTCGTTTTTTTCGAAAAGCTTCGTGAGAGCACCGCCGGCCTTCCAGTTGTAAACAAAGGTCATAAGGAGAAGGAAAAGGATCATGGCCGTAATGGACTTGGCGTTCATCTCGCCTTTTATCTTCACGCCGCTCCGTCTGAAGAAATCGAGAGGGGCCTCGCGCCCTATCATCGTGAAGACTGCGTCGTTCGGTATCGTGATCTCATTTCCGTCGCGGTCTATGAGCGTCGCGTCCGCGTCCCCTATGCTCTTCACGCGGCTCTTCATTAGGAGTGTGATCTTCCCGGGCTTATGTTCCCCGGGCATGAAGCCCCCCGTGCTCGTAGTCACGCGCTCTGACGAGGGCGTCTCGATCGATACGTCCGCCATCGGGTCTGCCATCAGCATTTTCAGGTTCTCCACGTTTTCGGGCTTGGGGCGTGAGAACTCCTCGTTCCTGTAGGAGTGCGTGACGTTCCCGCCCGCCCGCGCGATCGCTATCGACGTCTCGAGTGCGCTGTCCCCTCCTCCCACTACGAGCACGTTTTTGCCTTCGTAGTCCTTGGGGTCGTGGAGCCTGTTGAATACCTTGTCCTTGTCTTCTCCGGGCACGCCGAGCATACGGAAATTACCCGAGCGTCCTATGCCCACTATGACGCGGAGCGCTTTCAAACTCCCCCCGTCGGGAATGACCGCCTCGACGTGACCGCCCGTGTTGACGATTTTCTCCACTCTCATTATTTTCGGCCGGATCCCCCTCCCGAGCGTCTCTTCTTTTATCTCTTCGACGAGAGGCTCCTTCACATCCTTCGTGAACTGGAGGTCTCCTGCGGGCACCATGTCCGTCGGGTAGGTGTAGATCGGTTTCCCTTTGGGGAAATTCACTATCGTCGAGAAGGGCTCCGTCGCTTCGAGTATCTCGAACCTGAGCCCGTTCCTTTTTGCTTCGAGCGCGGCCGCCATCCCCGATACGCCCGCCCCGACTATTACGAGGTCTAGCACGTCAGCGTCCTTCGAGGACTCGCGGCTTTTGAGGAATCCCTCGTCTTCGAGAATATGCATCACCGCCCTCGCGCCCGAGTCGGACGAGAATTTAAGGAGCGGTATCCCCGTGAGGTCTCCCACGATGTAGAGCCCCGGGACGTTAGTCGAGTAGTCCTCTTTTACCTCCGGCAGCTTCTCCACTATCCCCGCCGGCCACTGTGTGTGTAGCCACTTCGTATATTTTCTTATCAGTCCGAACATCTCATCTCCTCAGCATGGAATCTATGGTGCATAAATGCTCTCGTTCGTATCTGTCATAATATTCTATTTCGCCTCAGACGATATATCATTGAGCGACCAGTCGTAGTCTGTATATACAATTATATATTGCCCGTTCGTGATGTCGCCGTAATATTCTTTCAGGAACCCTGGGACGGAGCCGGCTCCGGACTCGAAGTCCGCTGCATACCATTCGAATATAGGGGAGAGGCGTATTGTTTTATTTATCCTGTCGACGGAATTTTTCTCCGTATCGGCAAGGAATTTCTTTGTTTGAGCTTCGAGCTGACTGTCCAATCTAGCGGCGACGTAAGTCTCGCCTGAGAGGGGAGGGCAGCCCATAGCCGCACAGACGAGCGCGAAGTGAATCTTCGGCTCTTTGAAATTCTTTCGTATTATCCCGTTCTCGAGCGCGTTGAGCGTAATTGTTTCACCGAAGAGCTCGACGACGGGCTCTTCCCACGGCCCTTTCCCGCCGCTTCCTATTTCTTTTATGCTTTTTACGGGGTAATTCTGGATTACGAGGTCGAGAGTCTCCGCGTTATACACATTTATGAGGAAAGCCAACTGCTCGTCACGAGTCCACCCCTCGAATTCTCGCCTGGTCACCCGAGCGGTTGATTCCAGGTATGCGCGGAGCTGACCGTGATTGGATTTGAGACCACGGTAATCAACAAGACCGTTTTTTACATAAAGGGACAGCACCTCCCCATAGAGACCTTGTGTATCGTCGGATGCGGAGGATTGGAAAGAGAGCACAGTAAGTAATGCGAGTGATAATAGTAATCTCCCAATGTTATCAAGCGCGAAACTGCGTATGTGCTCCCGGGTTGTCATTTCACTGGGCTTCCGCAATAATATGAATATACGCTTTAACGCGTAGTGCGGATTCGTTTTTTTTCTCGGGATGCGGCGGTTGCGGGATTATTCTTCCCTGCGGACCTTCCACCAGTCTCCTGCCCTGACGAGGAGGGCCCTCGCGTATTCGGCGTGAGACCACATGAGGGGCGAAGCGAATTGGATATACCCTTCGCCCGGCTTTTTGTCTTTTTTGAACATGCGCTTCTTGGAGCACGCTTCGTAGGAGCGGTGCATGTTGTTCGCTTCTTCGAGTATTTTATTGAAGTCTATGTCGTCGAGCAGAATGTCCTTGTAGAATTCTTTCTGAAAATCGATCCCGGTCTTCCACTCCCTCTCCATGAATTCCTCGAACCTCCTGAGAGTCGAGAGATGCTCCGGTATCTCCCCGGCGTCGCTCCTGTAGGAGTCGATTATGGAGAGCAGCTCGTCGCCGCGTTTGACGTTCCCGCTCCAGTAGTGGTACTGGGCGAGCACCGCGGTGTACTGGAGCCAGGGTCCGTTGCCAGCGTGCACGTGAGTCGAGAGATCCCTGTAATAGGGGAGATACCTCATTATCATCCCCAGCTCCCTGTCCCATAGCTGTTTCTCGATAAACGCAACGCTGTTCTGCATCTGCTCTTTATAGTGAAGGAAACCGTAATAAAAAGGACTGAGGATCGTAAAGTCGGGCCGCATGTCCATGATTCCCGAAGGGTCTGTCCTCCTCACGTACCTGTTCCCCGACATGAACAGCTCGCTCACCGAATATAAGAACCACTCGCGGAAGCTCAGATGTTCGGGCGAGATGATATTCTTCCGGTCGATCTTGTCCGCGACTTCCTTCGCCAGGGAAAAAGCGTAGAGGAAAGAAAAGTTCACCCAGCACGTGTAACCCTGTTCCATCGCCGATTCGTGTATCGCCGTAGTCGAGTAAAACAGGTTTAGCTCCTCTTCGTACAGCTCTTTCCGGCCGTAGCCGAGAGCCCTGTCTACGCAGGCGAGGAAGCTCTCGAGGTCCTCTATATCTTTCTTTAAATACTCGGCGGTCAGAAGGTAATTGCAGATAATGGATATCCCGTGGGCGACGTTGTCTTCCTGTCTGTAGATGCTTTTGTTCTCGCCTTCGACGCTGTACCGCTGTCCCCACGACCCTTCGGGGGAAATCGTGTCTTTCATGAAACGGGCCATCGATTTCATTATGCCGAAGGCGCTCTCGGCCGCGTCGTATCCGTGCGCCGACCCGGCAAGGCGCCTGAAGAGCTGCACGGCGCAGCTCGAGTCTCTCGTGTACACGTACGGGTATCTCGTTTCGGGCGGGGAAGCGAGGAGCAGCCTCCCGTATTTTTCGCTCGCCGACGTGCATCTCATGATAATGTCCATATGCCCGGACAGGTCGTCGTTGAGTCTCGTGAGCTCTTTTCCGCTTATACCCATGCCGTCCCTCCCGGTAATTTCCATCCGGCCGACGAAGCTTTCTTCTGCAACTGATTTTAATTGATGCGGAGTGTAATTTAAAGTGAGCCGTATAGGTACATTTCGCCTGTGGGCTGCGGCACTCCGCCCGCGGGTTCGAGCGTAACGGCGAACTGCATGGACGCGCCGGGCTCGGGCATAGATTTCAATTCCAGCATGCTGTTCCCCGCAGGGTCGACGTCGAAAACGCCCATGCTGGCGGGCTTCCCGTCCTCGATGACCCAGAGCTGGTATGTCTTCCCTTCCCCGGGCTGGGGGATGCTGGATACGAGAAATAGTCCCTTGTCCTTCTCTTCGTTCCAGTAGAGTTTTCCGGACGCCTTTATGTCGGGCATCTTGCTCGCGAGCTTCACCTCGCTGACTTCGGGGTTCATGACGAACTCCATCATCTCCTTTTCCTTGAGGAGCCTGGCTTCGAGCTCTGTCATGCTCTTTTCGCGGAGCTCGAGCTCGTTCCGGAGGGATATGTTCGTAACGACGAGGAAGGCTATGACCGCGAGAGCGGCCGCTGTCCCTAGGTTAAGCCACATGGGACTGATGCTCTTCCAGAAGCCGAAAACCGAAGACTTTTCCCGGACCGGCTCCCTCGACTCGAGCCTGCCGAGTATCTTCTTTTCGAGGTCTTCCGGAAGCGGCGCGTCTTCGAGGCAGAGCGGCAGGTTGGTGAATACCGCATCGCTGTCACCGAGCAGAGCCGTGCATATCCCGCAGCCTTCGGCTAGGTGCTTTTCTATCTCTTTCAGCTCATCCCCTTCGAGGAGGTTGAGCGAGTAGAGCGCTATCTGGTCTTCGTACTCCGGTCTGTGCGCCATTACATCAAGTCCCCGATATACGGTGATATTTTTTCTTTCAGCTTCGCTACCCCCAGTCTGATCCTTGTCTTGATAGTCCCCACGGGCTCGTTCAGCTTTTCCGCTGTCTCGATATGCGTCAAACCCTCGAAAAACACCATTTCGATCGCGATCCTCTGATTGTCGGGCAGCGAGTCGAGGGCTTCCTGTATTATCTTCCTGCTCTCCTCCCTGTCCTCTATTATACGAGAGAGATCGGATTTTGAGTTCACTCTCTCTTCGTCGAGCTCGGACGTATGCTCTCTGAAACCGAGGGTCCTCAACCTGTCTATGGACCTGCTCCTCGCTATATTCACTATCCAGGTCGAGATGGCCCCCCGTCCCGCGTCGTAAGAATCCGCCTTGTTCCAGACCTGCAGGAATATCTCCTGAACGACCTCCTCGGCCTCTTCCCTCGACCTCAGCATCCTGAACGCGAGGTTGAAGACGGTCTGCGAATAATGGGCATAGATCTCCCTGAAAGCGGACTTGTCCCCTTTCTTCAGTCGGTCTATCAATTCACGGTCTCTGCTTCGGTCTGAAACCTTCTCCATGGTCCCGAAAGCTTTCGGCTTTTGAACCATTGTATTTAATTCGGGGTTATTGTCAATCGGTCTGGTGTGTCCTGAGTCCATACTTTGTACACCGGGTTTTTATTCATATACTCCGCTACTAACCGAACGCCGGCGCTCCTCTCAAATCATATTACGAAGCCAGCCCCTTTTCGGAGCATATTATTATCCCCACTGCTTGTTTTGGACACGTTTCTCCTGCGCCTTTTATTGGTGTATATACGTTGATGAGGCCGATACGGTTTCATAAGGCATCCCGGTCATTAAAATTAATATGCCTGCATCAGGGACGACGGTACAGGCGTCGCATCGCCAGGAAATCATTTCGAGTCTTGCCGCAGGTCATGCGGAATCTACCGGAGGGGTTGAATTATTTTTCTTGCGTATGGGTTATTGCTGGCTATATTATTTCTATTCGTTATGAGTGTCAGGAGGCGTTTATGAAGCGGTCGCTCGCATTAATAATATTGATAGTTCCTCTATTGATCGCGGTCTTTGGCGCGGGATGCAAAAGGCCCGAGGAAGCCGAGGTCTCGGGAGAGAGCCCGGCCAAGGTGGAGCAGTCCGAAAAGGCAGCCGCTCCTCAAAAAGAACCGGACGATTCTGGGACGGCCAGGGAGACCGTAAGGGACATAAGGACACACGAATTCCCGTCGTTTGCGGACTTGGTCGAAAAGCTCAAGCCCTCGGTAGTCAACATCAGCACGACAAGCGTCGTAAAGCCGAGGGGCTTCCGTGAGCGCCAGCCGAGGTCTCCTTTCAGCGAAAACGACCCGTTCGAGGAGTTCTTCAGAAAATTCTTCGAAGGCGCCCCCCAGCACGAATACAAGCGTCAGGGGCTTGGCTCGGGGTTTATAATCAGCGAAGACGGTTACGTGGTCACCAACTATCATGTGGTCGAAAAAGCTGTCGACATAAGCGTGATACTCGAAAACGGGGATAAATACGAGGCGAAGGTCATAGGCAAGGACCCCAAGACCGATCTGGCTGTGGTAAAGTTCGAGCCTAAAGGGAAGCTCCAGGCTGTAAGCTTGGGGAATTCGGACGACCTCAGGATAGGCGACTGGGTAATTGCCATCGGCAACCCGTTCGGGCTCGGCTATACGGTCACGGCCGGCATCGTGAGCGCGAAGGGGCGGTCTCTCGGTTTGGGCGCTTACGACGATTTCATACAAACGGACGCATCTCTTAACCCCGGGAACAGCGGAGGGCCTCTCTTCAACCTCAACGGAGAGGTCGTGGGCGTGAACACAGCCATAGTCGCTCAGGGGCAGGGGATCGGGTTCGCAATCCCTATCAAGATGGCCGAGTTCGTAATCAATCAGCTTAAGGGAGGCGGCAAGGTCGTCCGCGGCTGGCTCGGAGTTTACGTACAGGAGCTCACACCCGAGATCGCTTCGGGGCTCAACCTGAAGGAAGACGGCGGCGTGCTCGTAAGCGACGTTACTCCCGGGAGCCCGGCGGATAAAGCCGGCATAAAAAGGGGCGACGTCGTCCTCGAATTCGAGGGCAAGAAGGTGAACGACGTCTCCGACCTCACATCCATGGCTGCGGTTGCGGAGCCCGGAACAGAAGTGAAAATCAAGTTGATACATGACGGCAAGCCTTTCGATGTTACGGTCAAACTCACGGAGTTCCCCGATGAGGAAGTCCTGGCCGAGGAAGCGGGCAATGCGGAAGAAGAGCTCGGTCTCAGCGTAAAGGAGCTTAACCCGCAGATCGCCAGGCGCTTCAACCTCGACACCGATAAAGGAGTGATCATAACGGACGTCATCGAGGGGAGCCCGGCCGGGGAGGCGGGTCTAAGGCCTGGCGATATCATTCTCGAGATGGACAAGAATCACATAAGCGATCTGAATCAGTATTCTTCGGCCGTCTCGAAAGCAAAACCGGGCAGCACGGTTCTTATACTCGTGAAGAGGGGAGACAATACGATCTACGCCGCGCTCAGAGTCGCAGGTGAAGGTGAAAAGAACAAGTCAAACTGAGCTGAATCAATCTTGGCACATAATAATGCGGGTTACTGTGAAACTCGCTCGGACACATATCGCTGGTACGCGGACCGGGACCCTGTCCCTTAGATTTGTTGACACCAAGCCTCCATTCATGGAAGAATGATAATTGCTTTACTCGCCGGGTCGGGTGATATACCTGCTTTCGGAAGCTGATCCAATGAGGAGGACCCTGTCTGATGCCGGATACCGTTACTAGCCGTGTTCTCATACTGGGCGGAGGATTCGCCGGGCTCGAGGTCGCCCAGAACCTGGAAAAGATATTCAAGCAGAGGGACGACGTCGAGATAACACTTGTCAACGAGAACAACTATCTCATATTCACGTCGATGCTCGCGGAAGTGGTATCGAGCAGCATCGAAGCCAAGAACGTCGTCATACCGCTCAGGGAGTGTCTTAAGAGGGCCGTATTTAAAGAGCTCATCGCCGACTCCATAGACCTCGATAAAAAAACCGTATCGTGCCGCCGCCCGGACAACAACGAGGGCTACACGCTCGGATACGACTACCTCGTCCTCGCCATGGGATCTATTACGGGGTTCCACGGTGTAGACGGGGCGGAGGAGTATTCGTTCCCGCTCAAAAACCTCGCCGATGCGATGGAGCTCCGGAGCCACGTGATAGATATGTTCGAAATGGCCGACCTGGAAGAGGACCACGATGCAAGGAGGAGGCTCCTCACGTTCGCAGTCGTAGGCGGTGGCTACACGGGCATAGAGGTGGCGGCCGAGCTCAACGATTACGTGGGCGCGAGCAGGAGGTTCTATAAGAACGTCAAATCGGACGAGGTCAAGGTCGTAGTCATAGATCCCGGGGACCGCATCATGCACGAGATGAGCGAGGGGCTCGCGGAGTACGGGACGGCTCTCCTCAAGAAGCGGGGTATGGAATTCCGTCTCAACACCAGGATATCCAGCGTTACGCCGGATTCTGTGGAGACTTCGGACGGTGGTGCGATCGAAACCCACACCGCCATATGGGCGGCCGGCACCTCTCCCCAGCCCGTAATCGCATCTCTCCCCTGCGCCGACAAGAAGGGGAGGATAGAGGTGAACGAGTACATGGAAGTCCCTGGCTATCCCGGAGTGTGGGCGCTCGGGGACTGCGCCGTGATCCCCGACCCGCATACGGGGAAACCGTATCCTCCGACCGCCCAGCACGCGACACGCGAAGGCAGACGCACGGCCTACAACGTGGCGGCTGCAATAAACGGGAAAGAGGGCGACAGGAGGCCGTTTGTTTACCAAACTCAGGGCATGCTCGCCCCGCTCGGACACAGGTCGGCGGTCGCGGAGATAAAAGGCCTCAAGTTCTCGGGGTTTTTCGCCTGGTTCCTCTGGCGGTGCATCTATCTCGGGAAGCTTCCGGGATGGGACAGAAAGATCAGGGTCGCCATAGACTGGTTCCTCGACATGTTCCTTCCGAAGGACATAGTGCAGCTCAAATTCCTTATGAGAGTCCGCGGGAACCCCGCATCCGGCAAGCGCTGATCACTCCTTCTTTCTCGAAGCAAGGAATTCGACCAGGTCGCTCAGCTCCTGGTTGCTGAGTGTCCCTCCGAAGCCCGGCATGTTGAGCCCCCCGTTCATTATCCTCCACGTGAGCTCGTTCGCGCTTAGTCTGTCGCCCACGTACGTGAGGTCAGGACCCCTTAGCCCCCCGTGCCCAGATATAGCATGACAATAAAGACATCCTTTGTCGTTGAAATTCATGCCCCCTCGCCATAGCGGTCCGCTGTCCGCGCCTATTATTTCCGCCGTCAGCGGCTCGGCGTCGAAGTGGGGAGACCAGGGGGAAGTGATGCCTATGGCCCATAGCCCCGATATGGTCGCGATGGTGAGTGCCACGATTGCGACTGCCCAGGGGCGGCGGAGCGGGCTCCTCTCCCCTCTATTGGAAATGAAAGGCAGGCAGAAGAGCAGCAGACCCACCAGGAGCGGGCCGAAGACCATCAGATACGTTTCTATCTCGGGCGGCATGAGCGCGAGGAACGCGAAGTAGAAGACGAAATACCAGTCCGGCACCGGGAGCGCGTGTATGTCGGACGGGTCGGGGGGCGGCCCGAGCTCGGGCGGGCCTATTACGATCGCTATCACGAGTATCGTGCATATGACTATGAAGCCGAAAACCATGTCCTTCCAGGCTGCGTCCGGCCAGAAGGGGATGCCTCTCTGTTTGACCATCGTTTCGTATTTTTCCCTGTAGTTGGCCGGGTCGACCGGGTCTCCCGCCCTCGGGAACTCCGAGATACCGTTCTTTATCACGAGGTAGAGATGAAATCCTATGAAGACGAACAGGAGCGCAGGAATCAGGAACACATGATAGGCGAACATACGGCTGAGCGTAGTGCCGCCTACGGTGTCCCCTCCGAGTATGAAGTCTGCGAGCCACCCTCCCAGTAGAGGCACGCGTCCCGCCTGCTCCGCCGCCACTATCGTCGACCATACGGCTGTCTGGTCCCACCTCACGACCTGACCTGTGAACCCCATCACCACGGTGAGAGCGAGCAGCACCACGCCCGATATCCAGTTCATTTCGCGGGGGAACTTGTAAGCTGCCGTCAGGTATACCTGTATCATGTGTATGCCGACGAGGAGAATCATCGCGGACGCGCCCCAGTTGTGCATGCCCCTTACTATCCTTCCGAACGTTGTCTGCGTGGTTATGTACTGAAGGCTCTGGTAGGCTTCGCCCGAGGAGGGGACGTATATGAACGCGAGCGTCACCCCTGTTGCCACCTGCAGCATGAACGCGAAGAGCGTCGCGCTCCCGAAGACGTAGAACCATGTAGCTGTGTTGGGGGGTACGGCGTGCCGTGCTATCGGGCCTATGGCGCCCGAGAGTCCAGTGCGGTCGTCGAACCAGAGCCATGCGCGTTTGAGGAAATTCATCAGCAGTATCCCGTGTTCAGATTTATTTTCGTCCAGGACTCTTTCGCTTTCATACGGTCGTTATCGGTATGGGGCTCGCCAGTATCTCCACCTGCCCGTTGTTCACCCTCACAGGGTACTGATAGAGACCCCTCGGCGGAGGACCTGCGGCGACTGAGCCGTCCTCGTAATACACCCCGCCGTGGCACGGGCACATGAAGAGCCTCGCCCCCTCTATCCATCTCACCGGGCATCCGAGGTGGGCGCAGTTGACGGAGAACGCCGTGAATTCCTCCTCGCCGTCCCTCTTGAGCCAAGCGGCCGATTTCGCGGTCACCCCCGCCCACGGCAGAGGGGATGTGTTCACATAATTGACCTTCACGAACTCCCCGATCTTGAAGCTGTCGAGCGCGCCCACGGGTCTCCACTCAGGCTCGGGCTTCTTTATTATAGGGGCGAGTATCGAGCCGACTATGGGGACCCCGACCAGCACCGCGGCTATGCTACCGAGAGTCATGCTCACGTGCACGAAGAACTGCCTTCTCGTGCACTCACTCTTTCCAGTCTTTTCGCTCATGTCTCAAGTCTCCTATCCATCCTGCAAGCGCAACAACGAACAGCACGAAGCCTATGAAGAAAATTATTATTATAGTGCTCACGACCTCGTTGAATCCGACTGCGAGCCCCCAGAGCATGAATGTGATGCCGAGCGCCATTATCGCGGGCCAGTAGCCCGGCGAAGGCAGCTTCTCCGGAAGGGGCCTGTGCCAGCCCGGCGAACCTTTCTTCAACGCCTCTGCCTCCATCGCCTGAAAATCCGATACACCGCCGCCCTGTGCAGTACCGTAATCCATGGCGGGAGCAGCCGATTTCGGCGCCTGAAACTCGCTTCCCGTGCTCATTCTCTCTCCGTCGCCTCTTTAAGTTTTAGATCAGTCGTTACTTCGCTCTCTGCGGTGCAGGTATTCACGGAGCCGGGTTCGGGCGAAGCGTACCACCTTGCGACCGTTACCATGCTCGCGGCCAGGTATATGAGGCATCCGGGGACCCACATGGTGAGGCCGCCTATCTGCTGGTCGACCCCGGGCGTGATGCAGAGCTCGTTCCTTATGTATGAAAGTATCCCGGCGGAGTCTGCCGGATTCGCGTAAGCGGTATAAAGCCCCGCCCCCGCAAACGTTATGAGCATGCCGAGAATACTGCAGCCGAGGCACGCGGAGGCCAGGTAGAGAGCGGCCGGCAGCGGCGAGAGCCTCGCTGTCTTTACGGGCGCGAATACTGGCCACCAGAATATGACGCCTATCAGCACGAAGCTTATCTGCTGCGCGATGTAGAGGCCCTCGTTCGCCATGACAATATCGTGGAGCGAAGGCATGTGCCAGACCCACATCGACCCCACGCCGAGGAGCCACGCAGGCACGGGGTTACCCAGGAATTTGATTAAGCCGCCCGCGTAAGGTGAGTTTAAAGCTCTCTCCGCGGCTGCTTCAGGAATCCCCGAGAGCAGCATGAGGGGTATTACGAGGAGGAGGAGTATGTGCTGGACCATGTGCGCGCTGAAGAGGTAATTCCTCCCGAGATGATCGAGAGGGGATACGAGTGCAATCACCATGAGCATTACCCCTGAAGAAAAGAGGAGAGACTTCCTGTTAAGCCGGGAACCCGGCAGAAGGGTGTAAGCCCCAAACAGTGCCAGCGCAAAAAGAATTACCCAGGGCTCGAATGACCATGCGGAGCCTAGAAAATGCAGTATGTTCATGCCGCTCTCTCCCGTATATTCGATATAAACGCGATCATAAAAACGCCCACAGGTATATTACGGAAAATACGACCACCCATACGCCGTCGACGAAATGCCAGTAGAGGGATACGCATTCTACTGCGTCCGATTTCGGTCCCTTGAAGTCTCCTGCGAGAGCGAGCCCCAGGAGAAGCGAGAGCATAATGAGCCCGACGCAAACGTGGAATCCGTGGAATCCGGTCAGCGTGAAGAACGTGGTGCCGAAGACGTTCCTGCTTATGGTGATGTTCTTTTCTATGAGCCCGCTCCATTCGAGGCCCTGTCCGAAAATGAATACGGCGCCCAGGATTATCGTCGCGAGTATCCAGACCTTGAGCATGAGGTGGTTATTCTCCCTCAGGCTCTTGCCGGCGAGCCATATTGTGAAACTGCTCGCAAACAGGAACAGGCTGAATATGCCCGTTACGACCGGGTTCAGGCTGTTCACTGCAGTCGGGCCGTCGGTCACGGAGTTGTGGAAGTTGACGTAGGCCAGTATGAGCATCAGGAAGAATACGGATTCGGACGCTATGAAAAAACCGACTATCATTCTGTTATTCGCCATCGGGACTTCTCCTAAACAATTTTCGCTCCGGGCTCGTCCGGCTGATCGGGGTGGGCGAGGTCCCAGAGCGGACGCCTTCCCCTCACGGGGGGCACGAGCTCGAAATTCTCGACCGCTGGGGGCGACGTGGTCGCCCATTCGAGCGTCCACGCGTTCCACGGATTATCGCCCGCGGGCTTCCCGTTCCTCAGGCTCACGAGGATATTCCATACGAAGACTATGGCCGAGAGGCCGAGTATAAGCGCCCCTATCGTGGACAGGAGGTTCATCGAGCCCCAGTAGGGCATGTCGTGGTACGTGTACGTGCGCCTCGGCATCCCCATCACGCCCAGGAAATG from the Thermodesulfobacteriota bacterium genome contains:
- a CDS encoding NAD(P)/FAD-dependent oxidoreductase, producing the protein MPDTVTSRVLILGGGFAGLEVAQNLEKIFKQRDDVEITLVNENNYLIFTSMLAEVVSSSIEAKNVVIPLRECLKRAVFKELIADSIDLDKKTVSCRRPDNNEGYTLGYDYLVLAMGSITGFHGVDGAEEYSFPLKNLADAMELRSHVIDMFEMADLEEDHDARRRLLTFAVVGGGYTGIEVAAELNDYVGASRRFYKNVKSDEVKVVVIDPGDRIMHEMSEGLAEYGTALLKKRGMEFRLNTRISSVTPDSVETSDGGAIETHTAIWAAGTSPQPVIASLPCADKKGRIEVNEYMEVPGYPGVWALGDCAVIPDPHTGKPYPPTAQHATREGRRTAYNVAAAINGKEGDRRPFVYQTQGMLAPLGHRSAVAEIKGLKFSGFFAWFLWRCIYLGKLPGWDRKIRVAIDWFLDMFLPKDIVQLKFLMRVRGNPASGKR
- a CDS encoding cytochrome c oxidase assembly protein; this translates as MNILHFLGSAWSFEPWVILFALALFGAYTLLPGSRLNRKSLLFSSGVMLMVIALVSPLDHLGRNYLFSAHMVQHILLLLVIPLMLLSGIPEAAAERALNSPYAGGLIKFLGNPVPAWLLGVGSMWVWHMPSLHDIVMANEGLYIAQQISFVLIGVIFWWPVFAPVKTARLSPLPAALYLASACLGCSILGMLITFAGAGLYTAYANPADSAGILSYIRNELCITPGVDQQIGGLTMWVPGCLIYLAASMVTVARWYASPEPGSVNTCTAESEVTTDLKLKEATERE
- a CDS encoding Rieske (2Fe-2S) protein codes for the protein MSEKTGKSECTRRQFFVHVSMTLGSIAAVLVGVPIVGSILAPIIKKPEPEWRPVGALDSFKIGEFVKVNYVNTSPLPWAGVTAKSAAWLKRDGEEEFTAFSVNCAHLGCPVRWIEGARLFMCPCHGGVYYEDGSVAAGPPPRGLYQYPVRVNNGQVEILASPIPITTV
- a CDS encoding heme-copper oxidase subunit III translates to MANNRMIVGFFIASESVFFLMLILAYVNFHNSVTDGPTAVNSLNPVVTGIFSLFLFASSFTIWLAGKSLRENNHLMLKVWILATIILGAVFIFGQGLEWSGLIEKNITISRNVFGTTFFTLTGFHGFHVCVGLIMLSLLLGLALAGDFKGPKSDAVECVSLYWHFVDGVWVVVFSVIYLWAFL
- a CDS encoding cytochrome b N-terminal domain-containing protein is translated as MNFLKRAWLWFDDRTGLSGAIGPIARHAVPPNTATWFYVFGSATLFAFMLQVATGVTLAFIYVPSSGEAYQSLQYITTQTTFGRIVRGMHNWGASAMILLVGIHMIQVYLTAAYKFPREMNWISGVVLLALTVVMGFTGQVVRWDQTAVWSTIVAAEQAGRVPLLGGWLADFILGGDTVGGTTLSRMFAYHVFLIPALLFVFIGFHLYLVIKNGISEFPRAGDPVDPANYREKYETMVKQRGIPFWPDAAWKDMVFGFIVICTILVIAIVIGPPELGPPPDPSDIHALPVPDWYFVFYFAFLALMPPEIETYLMVFGPLLVGLLLFCLPFISNRGERSPLRRPWAVAIVALTIATISGLWAIGITSPWSPHFDAEPLTAEIIGADSGPLWRGGMNFNDKGCLYCHAISGHGGLRGPDLTYVGDRLSANELTWRIMNGGLNMPGFGGTLSNQELSDLVEFLASRKKE